The DNA window GCCCGGCTATGAGAATTTCTGGATGTACATCCCGCACTTCATCCATTCGCCGTTCTACGTCTACGCCTATGCGTTCGGCGATTGCCTGGTGAACTCGCTCTATGCGGTCTACGAAAACGCGCAAACCGGCTTCGCCGAGCGCTATTTGGCGATGCTGGCCGCCGGCGGCACCAAGCATTATTCGGAACTGCTCAAACCGTTTGGGCTGGACGCCAGGGACCCCAAATTCTGGGACGGCGGGCTGTCGGTGATCGCTGGTATGATCGACGAGCTGGAGGGGATGGGCTAAAATTCTGTATTACAAACGTTGAACAACGCCAAAGGGCATGTTATACACATGTATAACATGCCCTTTGGCGTTGCTGTGCGAGGGGAGCTGATCATGAAGATTGAAATCAGGAAGATCGGCAATTCCGATGGCCTCCTGTTGCCTCGTGAATTGATACAGCGGCTCGACCTCAAGCGGGGCCAGGAACTGCACATTACCGAACTCGCCGGAGGCGGATTTCAGGCCATGCCCTACGATCCCGACTTCGAGAAGACCATGGAGATCGCGGACCAGGTTATGGACAAGTACCGGGACGCGCTCGCGGCGCTTGCAAAATAGGTGGAGCACCATATGAGCGAGCCGAAAGAGCCGCTCTGGATCACTTATGATCAGGCCGTTGCTATCCACAGCCGCCAACTACGTCGCTTCGGCGGAGCACCGGGCTTGCGTGACGAAGGCATGCTGCTATCCGCGCTTGAACGTCCGATCAACAGTTGCGAACAGTCAGACATGGCCGAGCTTGCGGCAGCCTATGCATTTGGGCTGGCGAAAAATCACGCCTTTGTCGATGGCAACAAGCGCATCGCCTTCATGGCCATGATGGTCTTTCTGCTCAAGAACGGCGTTGTTTTCGGCCCTGAACCTGCACAGTCGACATCCATCATCCTCTCGCTGGCGGCCGGCGAGGTCAGCGAGGAAAGCCTGACCCGCTGGATCAGGGACAATTGGCCGCCCGAACTCCGCAAGTAACTCACAAATCGAGGACGCGGCGGGTGAACAAACGCTGCGCCGCCGTTGCCCTCCTGCCGGGTTTGCGGTAATTCCACGGCGAGAGTTGAACATTGTCCGGAGAGACTGATGGCAGAACATAACGAAGTGGCCTACACGACCGCTGACGGTAACGATTATCCGGCCCATGAGCAGACCTATGAGGGCTTCATCATGCTGGTGAAGTACGGCACCGCCGCCGTCATCTTCATCGTTGCCATGTTGGCGATTTTCCTGACCTGACGCAGCGGCGGCCGCGCCGTCAGCCGGCGGCGCGATTTTAGAAAAAAATGCACGCAGTCCGGTCGCTAAAACCGGTATCCATCTCTGCGGGAGAAGCGCTAGTTTGCTCGCGCGCGCGACCCTCGCGCCGCCGGAGGCCTCATGAAGATTGCCGTTGCCAAGGAAATCGACCCGTCCGAGCCGCGGGTCGCCGCCTCGCCCGACATCGTGAAAAAATACAAGGCGCTGGGCGTCGATATCGCGGTCGAGCCGGGCGCGGGCGTCAAGTCGGGACTGCCGGATACGGAATTCATCGCGGCCGGCGCCACTGTCAGCGCCGACGCGCTGAAAGATGCCGACATTGTCATCAAGGTGAAGCGGCCCGAGGCCAGCGAGCTTGCCAACTACAGGCGTGGCGCGCTGGTGATCGCCATCATGGATCCCTACGGCAACGACGCCGCGCTGAAGGCAATGGCGGACGCCGGCATATCGGCGTTTGCGATGGAACTGATGCCGCGCATCACCCGCGCCCAGGTGATGGACGTGCTGTCGAGCCAGGCCAATCTCGCCGGCTACCGCGCGGTGATCGAGGCCGCGGAAGCCTTCGGCCGCGCCTTTCCGATGATGATGACCGCGGCCGGAACCATCCCGGCGGCCAAGGTGTTCGTGATGGGGGTCGGCGTCGCCGGGCTGCAGGCGATCGCGACCGCGCGGCGGCTTGGCGCTGTCGTTACCGCGACCGACGTGCGGCCTGCGGTCAAGGAGCAGGTCGAAAGTCTCGGCGCCAAATTCCTCGCGGTCGAGGACGAAGAGTTCAAGCAGGCGGAAACCGCCGGCGGCTATGCCAAGGAAATGTCGAAAGAGTACCAGGCCAAGCAGGCCGCGCTGACCGCCGAGCATATCAAGAAGCAGGACATCATCATCACCACAGCGCTGATACCGGGCCGGCCGGCGCCGCGCCTTGTTACCGCTGACATGGTGAAGTCGATGAAGCCCGGCTCGGTGCTGGTCGATCTCGCGGTCGAGCGCGGCGGCAATGTCGAGGGCGCCAAAGCCGGCGAAGTCGCCGATGTCGGCGGCATCAAGATCGTCGGTTACACCAATGTCGCCGGCCGAGTCGCGGCCTCGGCCTCGAGCCTTTATGCGCGCAACCTGTATTCGTTCATCGAGACGCTGGTCGACAAATCGACCAAGGCGCTGGCGGTGAAGTGGGACGACGAACTGGTCAAGGCCACTGCGCTCACCAAAGACGGCGCCGTCATTCATCCGAACTTCCAGCCGAAAGCTTAAGGAGAGTCGCCATGGATCACATCGCGCAGGCCGTCGATCCCTTCGTGTTCCGGCTGTCGATTTTCGTGCTCGCCGTGTTCGTCGGCTATTTCGTGGTGTGGTCGGTGACCCCCGCGCTGCATACGCCGCTGATGTCGGTGACCAATGCGATCTCCTCCGTGATCGTGGTCGGCGCGCTGCTCGCGGTCGGCGTCGAGATGATCGGCAGCGGCGGGGCCTGGGCCCGCGGCTTCGGCTTCGTCGCGCTGATTTTCGCGTCGGTGAATATTTTCGGCGGCTTTCTGGTGACGCAGCGGATGCTCGCGATGTACCAGAAGAAAAAGAAGTGAACGAGATGGAGATTCTCGGATCGATATCGTCATGCCCCGCGCAGGCGGGGCACCTAGTATGCCGTGACGGTTTTGTAAGTCGCGACTGTTTCGGAATACTGGGTCATCCGCTTTCGCGGATGATGACAACGGATGGGGCTCCTTCATGAACGCCAATCTCGCTGCGGTCCTGTATCTCGTCGCCGGCGTCCTGTTCATCCTGTCGCTGCGCGGGCTGTCGAGCCCGGCCTCGAGCCGTCAGGGCAACTTCTTCGGCATGATCGGCATGGCGATCGCGGTGGCGACCACGCTGGCATCGCATCCGCCGGCGGATGGTGTCGCCTGGGTGCTGGTCATTCTCGGCATCGCGATCGGCGGTTCTATTGGCGCGGTCATCGCACGCCGGGTGCCGATGACGTCGATGCCGGAACTGGTCGCGGCGTTCCACTCGCTGGTCGGCATGGCGGCGGTGCTGGTCGCGGCCGGAGCGTTCTACGCGCCCGAGGCCTTCGACATCGGCACGCCCGGAAACATCCATCCGCAGAGCCTGGTTGAAATGTCGCTCGGCGTCGCTATCGGCGCGCTGACATTCACCGGATCGGTCATTGCGTTTGCAAAACTGTCGGGACGCATGAGCGGCGCGCCGATCATTTTGCCGGCGCGCCACGTCATCAACATTGTGCTCGGCCTGGCGCTGGTCGTGTTCATCGTCGGCCTCGTGATGTCGGGCAGCGCGCTCGACTTCTGGCTGATCGTCATCATCGCGCTGGCGCTCGGTGCGCTTCTGATCATCCCGATCGGCGGCGCCGACATGCCGGTCGTGATCTCGATGCTGAACTCCTATTCGGGCTGGGCTGCCGCCGGCATCGGATTCACGCTGGGCAATTCGGCGCTGATCATCACCGGCGCGCTGGTGGGCTCGTCCGGCGCGATCCTGTCCTACATCATGTGCCATGCGATGAACCGTTCATTCATCTCGGTCATCCTCGGCGGGTTTGGCGGCGAAACAGCCGCCGCGGGCGCGGGTGCGGGCGGCGAGGCGCGCCCGGTGAAACTCGGTTCTGCCGACGATGCCGCCTTCATCATGAAGAACGCGCAGAAAGTCATCATCGTGCCCGGCTACGGCATGGCGGTGGCGCAGGCGCAGCACGCGTTGCGGGAGATGGCTGACACCCTCAAGAAGGAAGGCGTCGAGGTCAAGTACGCGATTCACCCGGTAGCGGGCCGCATGCCCGGCCACATGAACGTGTTGCTCGCCGAAGCCAACGTGCCCTATGACGAGGTGTTCGAACTCGAGGACATCAATTCGGAGTTCGCCCAGGCCGACGTCGCCTTCGTGATCGGCGCCAACGACGTCACCAACCCGGCGGCCGAGGACGATCCGAAATCGCCGATTTACGGCATGCCGGTGCTGCAGGTCTGGAAGGCCGGCACCGTGATGTTCATCAAGCGCTCGCTGGCGTCAGGCTATGCCGGCATCGACAATCCCTTGTTCTACCGCGACAACACGATGATGCTGCTCGGCGACGCCAAGAAGATGACCGAGAACATCGTCAAGGCGCTGTGAGGGTATTTTCGAGAGATCATGACCGTCCTGAAATGGCTCGTCGTTCTCGTATCGGTCGGCTATGTCGGTGGTCTTGTCGTCCTGTTTCTCGTGCAGCGGTCGTACATCTTTCCCATCCCGCAAACGGAGCGCACAACTCCCGAAGCGGCCGGCTTTCCCGAGGCTGAAGAACATATTCTGACCACGGCGGACGGCGAGAAGGTCATTGTCTGGCATGTGCCGGCAAAGCCCGGCCATGCCGTTGTGATTTACTTCCCCGGCAATGGGGATTTTCTCGCCGGCCGCGTCAGCCGTCTTCGGAGCATGACCTCCGATGGCACCGGCCTCGTCGCTTTGTCCTACCGGGGTTATGCCGGATCAAGCGGACAGCCAAGCGAGCGGGGGCTGCTCCTGGATGCCGCCGCGGCCTATGCCTTCACCGCCGCGAAATACGGCGCGAGCCGGATCGTGGTCTGGGGCTTCTCCCTCGGGACCGGGGTTGCGGTGGCGCTGGTGGCCGATCAACCGGTCGGGAAGCTGATACTGGAAGCGCCCTACACCTCGACCGCGGACGTTGCCGCCGCGCGGTTTCGATTCGTGCCGGTACGCTGGCTGATGCGGGACCAGTTTCGCTCCGACCAGCGGATCGCACGTGTCACCGCTCCCCTCCTGATTATGCATGGCGGGAGAGATCCCGTTATTTCGATCGCCCTTGGCGAGAGATTATTCGCGCTGGCCCGTGAGCCGAAACAATTCGTACGGTTTCCCGAAGGCGGCCACGACGATCTGGATGCATATGGTGCGATTGAAACGGCCCGGCATTTCATCGCGGCTGCGAAGGGCTGACGGCAGCTGTTGTTTGCTCCATAGTCGATTCCCGGATTCCAAGGATATGACCATATGAGTTCGCACGGCCCGATGCCGCGATCGGCGTGGATTTTCCCGTTATTGTCCGCTTTGTTGTTTGCAACCGCCACCGGCGCAGGTTTCACGTTCACGCCGTCGGTCGCGGGGCTGGTGTTCGCGGTGGCGCTGCTGGTCGTCCTGTTCGGCACGGTATTCGCGGCCGTCCACCATGCCGAGGTGATCGCCGAGCGGATCGGCGAGCCCTACGGCACGCTGCTGCTGACGTTGGCAGTCACCATCATCGAGGTGGCGCTGATCGCGGCCATCATGCTCGGTGAAAAGCCAGTGCCCACACTAGCGCGCGACACTGTATTTGCCGTGATGATGATCGTCTGCAACGGTTTGGTCGGCATCTGTATCCTGACCGGCGGCTTGCGCCACCGCGAGCAGGATTTCCAGATCACCGGGTCCAGCCTTTATCTGAGCGTGCTGTTTGTGCTGGCGACCATCACGCTGATCATGCCGAACTATACGCTGACCACGCCGGGACCGGTCTACTCGGCGAGTCAACTGGGCTTCGTCAGTGTCGTCACCCTCATCCTCTATGGCGTGTTTCTGTATACCCAGACCTTCCTGCACCGGGATTATTTCATCAGCAATGCCGCCGGCGCCGGGAAAGACGGGATGTCCACGTCGAACCGGATGCTCGGCTTAAGCATCGTCCTGCTCCTGGTCTCGCTGCTCGCCGTTGTGCTGCTGGCGAAAAAATTCTCGCTCGTGGTCGATTTCACGATCGCGTCGATCGGTGCCCCGCCGGCGTTCGCCGGCGTCCTGGTCGCGCTCTTGATCCTGCTGCCGGAAAGCGTCGCCGCCGTTACTGCTGCGCGCAGGAACGATCTGCAGAAAAGCATCAATCTGGCGCTCGGCTCGTCGCTTGCCACGATCGGGCTGACGATTCCGGCGGTCGCGGTAGCGGCTTACGCGTTGGATAAACAACTGGTGCTTGGGCTCGATACCCAGGAGATGGTGCTCCTGGTGCTGACGTTCATCCTGAGCATGCTCACCTTCGGCACCGGCCGTACCAACATCCTGTTCGGGCTGGTCCATCTCGTGGTATTTGCCGTATTCGTGTTTCTGGTGTTCGTGCCATGAACGGATTGGAGAAACCGACGATGCTAAGCGCCAAATCAGATGTTCAGGTCGATACGCCGGAAGTCCGCGTCACCGAGTGGCGGCTGGCGCCGGGCAGCGCCACCGGCCACCACATTCACGAAATGGACTATGTCATTGTTCCCGTGACCTCGGGCGAAATGACCATCGTGGCGCCCAACGGGGAAAGGTCCAAAGCCCAGCTCGGGCTTGGCAAATCCTACTTCCGCAAGGCCGGGGTGGAACATGACGTGCTCAACGAGACAGCCATTGAAATCGTGTTCCTGGAAGTGGAGTTGAAACCGTAATTTCCGGTTACCGATTGCCATCGATCCGTCGCAGTTGATCCCTCAATGTGCCTCAAAGTTTCCGCATCAAATCGGGGCGGGGAGTTGCAGGATGCTGAAATACGTCTCGAAATTTGCGATGGATATATTGCCGTCGGTGGCCGCTACCATCATCGGGGCCTACATCGTCAATCATTACATCGTCGCCAAGCCCGCAGCGGAGGCCCCGCCCGCTGCCGCGGTGTCGGCGGTCTCCCCCAAGAAGGCCGAGACCAGGAACGAGGTCGCCAACATCCCCGAGTCAGGCGTCCGGGCGAAAGGCATCTCTGAAAAGGCTATCTTCGAGAAATCGGCCGTTGAGAAGCCCCAAGAAAAATCTCAAGAAAAATCTCAAGAAAAACCGCTGGAAAAATCTCAGGAGAAATCGGTAGAGAAGTCCGCCGAGAAACCGGCGGAGACCGCGAGCATTCCCGTGGAGACCCGGCGGCATCAGCCCGCGCCGCGCGAAAAGGCGATCGCCAAGGCCGTCCCGGCGCCAGTGCAGCCCGCTACCCCGGTTGCCGTGCCGGTCATCGCCGCGCCAAATGCCACCCCGCCGGTGGAGGCCGCGATCGCTCCGGAAGAACACCGCGACGCCAACGATCTGGCGCGCGCGGCGATCGAGCGCCTGCGCGGCGAGGGATCGTCGAGATCGCAGGAAGCTGCCCGGACGCCGGATCCGGCCCGGGTCCCGGAAGCATCCCGTGTCGTGTCAGCGCCGGTCGTGGCAGCGCCGCAGATCCGGCCGCTTCCGCCGCCGATCATGGTTTCGACGCCCGCAGCCGAGGCGCTCTATCCGCCGGCCGACTCGTCACCGATGAAGCCGCCGTATCCAGCCGCTGCGGGGATCGGCGATCCGCGGCGCCCGACGCCGCCGGCCGATATCCCGGACTCGCAGCCGCTCGATCTGCGGGCCGAGGCGGCGGAACCACCGCCGAGTCGAGAGCACACGACGGTTGCCGAGGACATGCTCTTGGCGGCGAAATCGGTGTTTCACGCGGTATTGCCGAAATAGCTCGGCGAAATAGACTCAGCAAAGCGGCTCAGAACGTATCGTAGCTCTGGCCGGGCTTGCCGCCGACGCGGGCAAAGCCGCTGCGGGCGGCTTCGTCCTTGGGCCGGATGTTGATGGCCCGGGCATAGGAACCGGCGGCCTTGGTCTTGTCGCCGAGGCGTTCATAGGCCAGCCCCCGGGTTGTCCAGATCTGTGCGTTCTGAGGGTCGGACTGCACCGCCTCGTCGAGATCGCTGGCGGCTTCTTTGGCCTTGTCGAGCGCGAGATAACTGATGGCGCGGGCCAGCAACGGTTCGGCGCGCTGCGGCGTCAGGCCATTTGTGGCGGTGAAGTCGTCGATCGCCGATTGGTGCTGCTGATCGCTCTGATAGAGCGGGCCGCGATTGTATAACGCCTGAGCGTTATTGGGGTCGAGCGCGATCGCCTTGTTGAACTCGGCCAGGGCTTCCTCGTTTTTTCCGGATCGTACCAACGCCTCGCCACTCGCCGTGATGGTTTGGGCTTCGCTGGCCTCGGTTCCGGATGGAACCGCCTGCGGAGGCACTTGATGATCGGCTTCCGATGATAGCGATCCCAGATTGATCGAACAGCCGCAGAGTGCGATCGCGACCAACGTGAGCGGCACCGACGCGCGCGGACAAAAACGCAAAGCTCCGGAAAGCGGGTAGGAAACCGGAAGGGCCATAGATGCGGAACACTCGCGCGCTTACGCAGATTGGTACCCTGCTGCGTTCCAAAATGCATCGTTCAAAAAAATAACGCGGGCTCAAGCCCGCGTTATCGAATTCAAATCCGCAGAACGGTTGATCAGCGCATGCCGCCGCCGCCGCGTGGACCGGCGCCTGGACCGCCGCGGCCGCCGGCGCCACCGCGCTCAGCGCCCGGACCGGCGCCAAACACCGGCTTCGGCTTCATCGGCAGCAGGCCTTCACGCTGCAGCTTCTTGCGGGCGAGCTTGCGTGCGCGGCGCACGGCTTCCGCCTTTTCACGGGCCTTTTTCTCGGAGGGCTTTTCATAATGGCCGCGGAGCTTCATCTCGCGGAAAATCCCCTCGCGCTGCATCTTTTTCTTCAGCGCCTTGAGGGCTTGATCGACATTGTTATCGCGAACGAGAACCTGCACGCGGCATCCTCTTTCAATTGATCGGAATGGAATTCTGATAAAGCAAAGGGCTGGCAAAAGGCCAAGCCCTTAACCTCAAGGGCGCGGATGTATCAGATCGAACCGGGAATGTCTACCGACGAAAGAGCGATTGCGCAGCTTTTGCGCGCCAAAATCGCAGCTCTTGGCCCCGATCACGCGATTTTTGGCGGTAGTGCTCCAACCTGTGTCACATGCCCCATCTTGCGGCCGGGCCGCGGCGGGCCCTTGCCGTAGAGGTGAACGGTCGCGCCCGGGACCGTCAGCCACTGCTCGTAGTCATTGATATCGTCCCCGATCAGATTGGTCATGGTGACCGGACCATGACGGACCGGCTTGCCGAGCGGCCAGCCGGCGATGGCGCGGATGTGCTGCTCGAACTGCGAGATCGAGGCGCCGTCGAGCGTCCAGTGGCCGGAATTGTGCACCCGCGGCGCAATCTCGTTGACCAGCACTTTCGGCCCGGCGGCGCTTGCCACCACAAACATTTCGACCGCGAGCACGCCGATGTAGTCGAGCGCGCTGGCGATCTTCTCGGCGATGCCGCGCGCCTGAGCCGCCAGCGCATCGGAGATATCGGCCGGGGCATGGGAGAATTTCAGGATGTGGTCGCGGTGTTCGTTTTCGGTGACGTCGAAGCATTCGACACGGCCGTCGGCCGAGCGTGCGGCGATGACGGAGATTTCACGCTCGAAAGGAATGAAGCCCTCGAGGATCGCGGACTTGGTGGCAAGGTCCTTCCAGACCTGGTCCGGATCGTCGCCGTCGCGGATGATCGTCTGGCCCTTGCCGTCGTAGCCGAAGCGGCGGGTCTTGATCACGGCGGGGAGGCCGATGCGCGAGATCGCGGCACGCAGCTGGACTGCCGACGACACGTCGGCGTAATCGGCGGTGCCTACGCCCAATCGTTTCACGAAGTCCTTTTCGGCGAGGCGATCCTGGGTGGTTTCCAGGATTTTCCGGTTCGGCAGTACCGGACGCCGCGCCGCCAGGATCATCGCGGCGGCGGCCGGTACATTCTCGAATTCATAAGTGATGACGTCGACGTCGTTGGCGAACAGTTCCAGTGCCTCGACGTCGGCATATTCCGCGCAGGTCGCGTTCAGCACCACATCGAACGCCGGCGAATCCGGGTCCGGTGAAAAGACCTGACAACGCAGGCCGAGCCGTGCCGCCGCCATCGCCAGCATCCGGCCCAATTGTCCGCCGCCGAGAATTCCGATGGTGTCGCCGGGCTTAAGCTTCACCGGATGAGAGAACGTCACGCAGATCCCTCCGGGCGCTCGCCAACTGCCTCGGTCTGCTGCTTGCGCCAGGCAGCAAGTCTGCTCGACAGCGCCGGATCGTTGAGCGCAAGCACGCTGGCCGCGAGCAGTGCGGCGTTGATGGCGCCGGGCTTGCCGATCGCCAGCGTTCCGACCGGGACGCCGGCGGGCATCTGGACAATGGAGTAGAGCGAATCGAGGCCGGACAGCGCCTTGGATTCGATGGGGACGCCAAACACCGGAAGTTCCGTGAGCGACGCGGTCATGCCCGGCAGATGCGCAGCACCCCCGGCGCCGGCGATGATGATCTGGAAGCCGGCCGCCTTGGCGCTCTTGGCGAAGGCGAACAGCCGGTCCGGGGTGCGATGCGCGGAGACGATGTGCTTCTCGCAGGCAATGCCGAGCGCGGTCAGGGTTTCGGCGGCATGGCGCATGGTGTCCCAGTCCGACTGGCTTCCCATGATGATGGCGATGGCGGCGGTCATACGGTCAATTCTTTTCGGGAATCCAAAAACATAGGCCGGATTATAAGATCGGCCCAAGGTTCGGCAAGGCGTGGCAAGGGGTCCGGAATGGACTATCCTGTCTTGGTGAATTGCGGCAAGCCTCTTAAAGGTTCCAATGAAGAAGAAAACCAGGGCGATCGCGGCGGGGGCCGCGAAACGCCGCAAAAGCGCCGTGGCGGAACCCAAGGCCCCGCCGCAACCCGCTAAACCGGGAAAAGCTGCCGCTGCGCCGCTTCGGCGTCCGGCCGTTCCCAATGACGCCAAATCCACCATTCGCCGTCTCAGTACTCAGTTGGCACGGGCGCTGGTGCGAATCGAGGAACTGCAGGCTTCCGCGGATACCGACTTCCTGCTGGATATTCCCAACCGGCGCGGCTTTGAGCGCGAGCTCAACCGCTCGATCGCCTACATTAAACGCTATCAGGCCAGCGGGGCGCTGATCGTGCTCGACGTCGATCGCTTAAAGCCGATCAACGACGCCTTCGGACACGCCGCCGGCGATCAGGTGCTGAAGGCCGTTGTCGCGGCGCTGTTGCGCCAGGTACGCTCCTCCGACGTGATCGGCCGGTTGGGGGGCGACGAGTTCGCGCTGCTGTTGTGGAATCTC is part of the Bradyrhizobium erythrophlei genome and encodes:
- a CDS encoding AbrB family transcriptional regulator gives rise to the protein MKIEIRKIGNSDGLLLPRELIQRLDLKRGQELHITELAGGGFQAMPYDPDFEKTMEIADQVMDKYRDALAALAK
- a CDS encoding type II toxin-antitoxin system death-on-curing family toxin yields the protein MSEPKEPLWITYDQAVAIHSRQLRRFGGAPGLRDEGMLLSALERPINSCEQSDMAELAAAYAFGLAKNHAFVDGNKRIAFMAMMVFLLKNGVVFGPEPAQSTSIILSLAAGEVSEESLTRWIRDNWPPELRK
- a CDS encoding aa3-type cytochrome c oxidase subunit IV; the protein is MAEHNEVAYTTADGNDYPAHEQTYEGFIMLVKYGTAAVIFIVAMLAIFLT
- a CDS encoding Re/Si-specific NAD(P)(+) transhydrogenase subunit alpha; this translates as MKIAVAKEIDPSEPRVAASPDIVKKYKALGVDIAVEPGAGVKSGLPDTEFIAAGATVSADALKDADIVIKVKRPEASELANYRRGALVIAIMDPYGNDAALKAMADAGISAFAMELMPRITRAQVMDVLSSQANLAGYRAVIEAAEAFGRAFPMMMTAAGTIPAAKVFVMGVGVAGLQAIATARRLGAVVTATDVRPAVKEQVESLGAKFLAVEDEEFKQAETAGGYAKEMSKEYQAKQAALTAEHIKKQDIIITTALIPGRPAPRLVTADMVKSMKPGSVLVDLAVERGGNVEGAKAGEVADVGGIKIVGYTNVAGRVAASASSLYARNLYSFIETLVDKSTKALAVKWDDELVKATALTKDGAVIHPNFQPKA
- a CDS encoding proton-translocating transhydrogenase family protein, coding for MDHIAQAVDPFVFRLSIFVLAVFVGYFVVWSVTPALHTPLMSVTNAISSVIVVGALLAVGVEMIGSGGAWARGFGFVALIFASVNIFGGFLVTQRMLAMYQKKKK
- a CDS encoding NAD(P)(+) transhydrogenase (Re/Si-specific) subunit beta, with protein sequence MNANLAAVLYLVAGVLFILSLRGLSSPASSRQGNFFGMIGMAIAVATTLASHPPADGVAWVLVILGIAIGGSIGAVIARRVPMTSMPELVAAFHSLVGMAAVLVAAGAFYAPEAFDIGTPGNIHPQSLVEMSLGVAIGALTFTGSVIAFAKLSGRMSGAPIILPARHVINIVLGLALVVFIVGLVMSGSALDFWLIVIIALALGALLIIPIGGADMPVVISMLNSYSGWAAAGIGFTLGNSALIITGALVGSSGAILSYIMCHAMNRSFISVILGGFGGETAAAGAGAGGEARPVKLGSADDAAFIMKNAQKVIIVPGYGMAVAQAQHALREMADTLKKEGVEVKYAIHPVAGRMPGHMNVLLAEANVPYDEVFELEDINSEFAQADVAFVIGANDVTNPAAEDDPKSPIYGMPVLQVWKAGTVMFIKRSLASGYAGIDNPLFYRDNTMMLLGDAKKMTENIVKAL
- a CDS encoding alpha/beta hydrolase; translation: MTVLKWLVVLVSVGYVGGLVVLFLVQRSYIFPIPQTERTTPEAAGFPEAEEHILTTADGEKVIVWHVPAKPGHAVVIYFPGNGDFLAGRVSRLRSMTSDGTGLVALSYRGYAGSSGQPSERGLLLDAAAAYAFTAAKYGASRIVVWGFSLGTGVAVALVADQPVGKLILEAPYTSTADVAAARFRFVPVRWLMRDQFRSDQRIARVTAPLLIMHGGRDPVISIALGERLFALAREPKQFVRFPEGGHDDLDAYGAIETARHFIAAAKG
- a CDS encoding calcium:proton antiporter; the protein is MSSHGPMPRSAWIFPLLSALLFATATGAGFTFTPSVAGLVFAVALLVVLFGTVFAAVHHAEVIAERIGEPYGTLLLTLAVTIIEVALIAAIMLGEKPVPTLARDTVFAVMMIVCNGLVGICILTGGLRHREQDFQITGSSLYLSVLFVLATITLIMPNYTLTTPGPVYSASQLGFVSVVTLILYGVFLYTQTFLHRDYFISNAAGAGKDGMSTSNRMLGLSIVLLLVSLLAVVLLAKKFSLVVDFTIASIGAPPAFAGVLVALLILLPESVAAVTAARRNDLQKSINLALGSSLATIGLTIPAVAVAAYALDKQLVLGLDTQEMVLLVLTFILSMLTFGTGRTNILFGLVHLVVFAVFVFLVFVP
- a CDS encoding cupin domain-containing protein; translated protein: MLSAKSDVQVDTPEVRVTEWRLAPGSATGHHIHEMDYVIVPVTSGEMTIVAPNGERSKAQLGLGKSYFRKAGVEHDVLNETAIEIVFLEVELKP
- a CDS encoding tetratricopeptide repeat protein, translating into MPLTLVAIALCGCSINLGSLSSEADHQVPPQAVPSGTEASEAQTITASGEALVRSGKNEEALAEFNKAIALDPNNAQALYNRGPLYQSDQQHQSAIDDFTATNGLTPQRAEPLLARAISYLALDKAKEAASDLDEAVQSDPQNAQIWTTRGLAYERLGDKTKAAGSYARAINIRPKDEAARSGFARVGGKPGQSYDTF
- the rpsU gene encoding 30S ribosomal protein S21, with protein sequence MQVLVRDNNVDQALKALKKKMQREGIFREMKLRGHYEKPSEKKAREKAEAVRRARKLARKKLQREGLLPMKPKPVFGAGPGAERGGAGGRGGPGAGPRGGGGMR
- a CDS encoding 5-(carboxyamino)imidazole ribonucleotide synthase; translation: MTFSHPVKLKPGDTIGILGGGQLGRMLAMAAARLGLRCQVFSPDPDSPAFDVVLNATCAEYADVEALELFANDVDVITYEFENVPAAAAMILAARRPVLPNRKILETTQDRLAEKDFVKRLGVGTADYADVSSAVQLRAAISRIGLPAVIKTRRFGYDGKGQTIIRDGDDPDQVWKDLATKSAILEGFIPFEREISVIAARSADGRVECFDVTENEHRDHILKFSHAPADISDALAAQARGIAEKIASALDYIGVLAVEMFVVASAAGPKVLVNEIAPRVHNSGHWTLDGASISQFEQHIRAIAGWPLGKPVRHGPVTMTNLIGDDINDYEQWLTVPGATVHLYGKGPPRPGRKMGHVTQVGALPPKIA
- the purE gene encoding 5-(carboxyamino)imidazole ribonucleotide mutase, with product MTAAIAIIMGSQSDWDTMRHAAETLTALGIACEKHIVSAHRTPDRLFAFAKSAKAAGFQIIIAGAGGAAHLPGMTASLTELPVFGVPIESKALSGLDSLYSIVQMPAGVPVGTLAIGKPGAINAALLAASVLALNDPALSSRLAAWRKQQTEAVGERPEGSA
- a CDS encoding GGDEF domain-containing protein, yielding MKKKTRAIAAGAAKRRKSAVAEPKAPPQPAKPGKAAAAPLRRPAVPNDAKSTIRRLSTQLARALVRIEELQASADTDFLLDIPNRRGFERELNRSIAYIKRYQASGALIVLDVDRLKPINDAFGHAAGDQVLKAVVAALLRQVRSSDVIGRLGGDEFALLLWNLSETDAHAKAASLEQAIDQLSFTFRGRTVTAGASAGVAILGPHAQAGRALEEADSAMYVRKAQRRHQG